The following are encoded in a window of Salinibacter ruber DSM 13855 genomic DNA:
- a CDS encoding PAS domain-containing protein: MSTQSVPAVFRPDRGSASETKESPHTPMLYLDRSGTIQRANESARRALEYGINDTLEPCFFSHVHGRNLHRVMRDLAHMVSHRTQRTRWLLRLRTGNGRWRWYRAMARNHLDRANARIRVQLRPL; the protein is encoded by the coding sequence ATGTCCACGCAATCCGTACCCGCTGTATTCCGCCCCGATCGTGGAAGCGCTTCCGAGACGAAGGAGTCGCCCCACACCCCGATGCTGTATTTGGACCGCAGTGGCACCATTCAGCGGGCGAACGAGTCGGCCCGCCGCGCCCTCGAATACGGGATCAACGACACGCTCGAGCCCTGCTTCTTCTCCCACGTCCACGGCCGCAACCTGCACCGCGTGATGCGGGACCTGGCACACATGGTGAGTCACCGGACGCAGCGGACCCGATGGCTCCTGCGCCTCCGCACCGGAAACGGGCGCTGGCGCTGGTACCGCGCCATGGCTCGCAACCATCTCGACCGCGCGAACGCCCGCATCCGGGTCCAGCTTCGGCCCCTATAG
- a CDS encoding deoxycytidine triphosphate deaminase yields MDTANALASQLDGLVHLDTQRASTGIDLTVDAVFRTTGPGQLDFGGGEFQTVPRERIGPTLDDPDDDYGWWTLEKGAYVVQYNESLRLDDGQQAVVTPLERTLRAGAHHGAFVLDEGRDPIETLLVVSRMGCRLKENCRVSRLVVLD; encoded by the coding sequence ATGGACACCGCGAACGCCCTCGCGTCCCAGCTCGACGGGCTCGTTCACCTCGACACCCAGCGGGCCTCCACCGGCATTGACCTGACGGTCGATGCGGTCTTCCGGACCACCGGGCCCGGCCAGCTCGACTTCGGCGGGGGCGAGTTCCAGACCGTGCCCCGTGAGCGGATTGGGCCGACCCTCGACGATCCGGACGACGACTACGGGTGGTGGACCCTGGAAAAGGGGGCGTACGTCGTGCAGTACAACGAGTCGCTGCGCCTGGACGACGGGCAGCAGGCGGTCGTGACGCCCCTAGAGCGCACGCTGCGTGCGGGAGCGCACCACGGTGCGTTCGTATTGGATGAGGGCCGAGACCCGATTGAAACCCTCCTCGTGGTGAGCCGAATGGGCTGCCGCCTCAAGGAAAACTGCCGCGTTTCTCGCCTCGTGGTGCTCGACTGA
- a CDS encoding Fpg/Nei family DNA glycosylase: protein MPELPDAVVYRRRLADAALDRPIADATVVDPLILGDGLEPHRLGEVLRGRTLTDTHRHGKHVFVRYGEETGWLALHFGMTGRVQVVPDGTMPEYAYVQVHFEDGGALAFECPRKFARVRLVDTPDAFVEAKDLGPDARRADVDAFLAPFASRRGAIKGRLLDQSVVAGLGNIYADEALYQEGIHPRTTVPELSETDLRGLYDAIQRVLDAAIAVDADPEALDPDRFMLPHRYGDEHCPKTGVPLDTETVSGRTAYFSPTRQSPPK, encoded by the coding sequence ATGCCCGAACTGCCCGACGCCGTCGTCTACCGGCGGCGCCTTGCCGACGCGGCCCTCGACCGCCCGATTGCCGACGCCACGGTCGTCGATCCACTGATTCTCGGCGACGGCCTGGAGCCGCATCGCCTCGGAGAGGTGCTCCGGGGCCGCACGCTGACCGACACCCACCGCCACGGCAAGCACGTCTTCGTCCGGTACGGGGAAGAGACCGGCTGGCTCGCCCTCCACTTCGGCATGACCGGACGTGTGCAGGTCGTTCCGGACGGCACGATGCCCGAATACGCGTACGTCCAGGTTCACTTTGAAGACGGGGGCGCCCTGGCGTTCGAGTGCCCGCGCAAGTTTGCCCGCGTGCGCCTCGTCGACACGCCGGACGCGTTTGTCGAGGCGAAAGACCTCGGCCCCGACGCGCGCCGCGCCGACGTCGATGCTTTTCTGGCGCCCTTCGCGTCCCGCCGCGGTGCCATCAAAGGCCGGCTGCTGGACCAGAGCGTCGTGGCGGGCCTCGGCAACATCTACGCCGACGAGGCCCTCTACCAGGAGGGCATCCACCCGCGAACGACCGTGCCGGAGCTCTCCGAGACCGACCTCCGCGGCCTCTACGACGCAATTCAACGGGTCCTGGACGCCGCCATCGCGGTCGACGCCGACCCCGAGGCCCTGGACCCGGACCGCTTCATGCTGCCCCACCGCTACGGGGACGAGCACTGCCCGAAGACCGGCGTGCCCCTCGACACCGAGACCGTCTCCGGCCGCACGGCCTACTTTTCCCCCACCCGCCAGTCGCCCCCGAAGTAG
- a CDS encoding DUF72 domain-containing protein: MPSTHIGTSGWQHDPFAGRFYPDEVPQDDWLARYADTFGTVEVNNTFYQSPEADTLRAWRRRTPDGFTFAVKANQYITHFKKLKDPDEPVQNLYRNVEPLGDALGPILFQCPPNWHQNLDRLHTFLETLDDAHRHVFEFRDPTWLNEETYDALRAHDAAFCVYDFGDRSTYRVVPTDWAYVRLHGRGEAYHGRYTDAELDDWADAIADWRADGLDVYVYFNNTAGEGHAPHDAQRLAARVQDHLGR, from the coding sequence GTGCCCTCCACCCACATCGGCACCTCCGGCTGGCAGCACGACCCCTTTGCCGGCCGTTTCTACCCCGACGAAGTGCCTCAGGACGACTGGCTCGCCCGGTACGCCGACACGTTCGGCACCGTCGAGGTGAACAACACCTTCTACCAAAGCCCCGAGGCGGACACGCTCCGTGCCTGGCGGCGGCGGACGCCCGACGGCTTCACGTTCGCGGTCAAGGCGAACCAGTACATCACCCACTTCAAGAAGCTGAAGGACCCGGACGAACCGGTGCAGAACCTCTACCGCAACGTGGAGCCCCTCGGAGATGCCCTCGGCCCCATCCTCTTCCAGTGCCCGCCGAACTGGCACCAGAACCTCGACCGCCTGCACACCTTTCTGGAGACGCTCGACGACGCCCACCGGCATGTCTTCGAGTTCCGGGACCCCACGTGGCTCAACGAGGAGACCTACGACGCGCTGCGGGCGCACGACGCGGCATTCTGCGTCTACGACTTCGGCGACCGCTCCACCTACCGCGTGGTGCCGACCGACTGGGCGTACGTGCGCCTGCACGGGAGGGGGGAGGCGTACCACGGCCGCTACACGGACGCCGAGCTCGACGACTGGGCCGACGCCATCGCCGACTGGCGGGCCGACGGGCTCGACGTGTACGTCTACTTCAACAACACCGCGGGCGAGGGCCACGCCCCCCACGATGCCCAGCGGCTCGCGGCCCGGGTCCAGGATCACTTGGGGCGATGA
- the zapE gene encoding AFG1/ZapE family ATPase has translation MTLTLPERFRDATFESYEPQTPSQAEALRVARAFVAELRRTPSWAERLRALLGVGDERLPQGLYLVGPTGTGKTHLLAATCNALMPERACAFLHSSTLFRQTEPPDAFAHRLADQYAACCLDEVEIDDPANEMRLAGVMKTLAARDVPLLATSNVAPEEYLATQLGDGRVQRFLRTEVRDAYRVVGVRGDDYRRTRAVEQSGRGWVGPSDATQRAMRQARADATGAARWWTFADLRRATTDTAHTDLIEDLVGLDHLFIEGVAIADTDDAFRLLRVVDALYLHEDAPRLYFTAARPPDDWFDPDRHAGLARAVAEKFDRTVSRLHALCQIRPVEQKEAGQV, from the coding sequence ATGACCCTGACCCTCCCCGAGCGCTTCCGCGACGCCACGTTCGAGAGCTACGAGCCGCAGACGCCGAGCCAGGCCGAGGCCCTCCGGGTCGCCCGCGCATTCGTGGCCGAACTGCGCCGGACCCCGTCGTGGGCCGAGCGGCTCAGGGCGCTTCTGGGTGTGGGGGACGAGCGGCTGCCGCAGGGGCTGTATCTGGTGGGGCCGACGGGGACGGGCAAGACGCACCTGCTGGCCGCGACGTGCAACGCCCTGATGCCCGAGAGGGCCTGTGCCTTCCTGCACTCCAGCACGCTGTTTCGGCAGACCGAGCCGCCGGACGCCTTCGCGCACCGGCTGGCCGACCAGTACGCGGCCTGCTGCCTCGACGAGGTGGAGATCGACGACCCGGCGAACGAGATGCGCCTCGCGGGGGTGATGAAGACGCTGGCGGCCCGGGACGTCCCGCTCCTGGCCACGAGCAACGTGGCGCCGGAGGAGTACCTGGCGACCCAGCTCGGCGACGGCCGCGTCCAGCGGTTCCTCCGAACGGAGGTGCGGGACGCGTACCGTGTGGTTGGGGTCCGCGGGGACGACTACCGGCGGACGCGAGCGGTGGAGCAGTCCGGGCGGGGGTGGGTGGGGCCCTCCGACGCCACGCAACGGGCCATGCGGCAGGCACGGGCGGACGCGACGGGGGCGGCGCGGTGGTGGACGTTTGCGGACCTGCGGCGGGCGACGACGGACACGGCCCATACCGACCTCATTGAGGACCTGGTCGGGCTCGACCACCTCTTCATCGAGGGCGTCGCCATCGCGGACACGGACGACGCCTTCCGCCTCCTCCGCGTCGTCGACGCACTGTACCTCCACGAGGACGCCCCCAGGCTCTACTTTACCGCCGCCCGGCCGCCGGACGACTGGTTTGATCCCGACCGGCACGCCGGCCTTGCGCGGGCCGTGGCCGAGAAATTCGACCGCACCGTCTCGCGCCTCCACGCCCTGTGTCAGATTCGCCCCGTCGAGCAGAAGGAGGCAGGACAGGTCTGA